From the Solibacillus sp. FSL R5-0449 genome, one window contains:
- the proC gene encoding pyrroline-5-carboxylate reductase yields MHFRPYISRDGDAFLFVKRSLNAKWNRIKKSEGYNMQKIIFIGAGSMAEALIHGWTKKNVIHPHSLFISNRSNKERLKELVESYDVKLLEDHTQLQDADLVILAMKPKDARAAMEIIAPHLGADTAIISVLAGVTIETIEQYLGNRSIARVMPNTSAQIGMSASGIAFNPHVTDVQRSLYIQMLEAIGIVIEVEEEKLHAVTALAGSGPAYLYYLVEAFEQAGAEFGLSKEVVRELMVQTIAGSAEMLKSGNVEPSILRRKVTSPGGTTEAGIKALESMSFNEAIVNCVRSAENRSRELARGE; encoded by the coding sequence ATGCATTTTCGTCCTTACATTAGTAGGGATGGAGATGCTTTTTTATTTGTTAAACGAAGTCTTAATGCAAAATGGAATCGGATTAAAAAATCGGAGGGATATAATATGCAAAAAATTATTTTTATCGGCGCAGGATCGATGGCAGAAGCGCTTATTCACGGTTGGACCAAAAAGAATGTCATCCATCCACATTCCCTGTTTATATCCAATCGGTCCAATAAAGAACGCCTTAAAGAATTGGTCGAAAGCTACGATGTTAAACTGTTGGAGGACCATACTCAATTGCAGGATGCGGATCTTGTCATTTTGGCAATGAAACCAAAAGATGCCCGCGCTGCGATGGAAATAATCGCACCACATTTAGGAGCAGATACGGCTATTATTTCGGTGCTCGCCGGTGTAACGATTGAAACAATTGAACAGTATCTCGGCAACCGATCGATAGCTCGTGTCATGCCAAACACATCCGCACAAATCGGCATGTCTGCATCCGGTATCGCGTTCAATCCGCATGTTACAGACGTGCAGCGTTCACTTTATATTCAAATGCTTGAAGCGATCGGCATTGTCATTGAAGTGGAAGAAGAGAAACTGCATGCTGTTACAGCACTTGCTGGAAGCGGACCTGCCTACTTATACTATTTGGTTGAAGCATTTGAACAGGCCGGTGCTGAGTTTGGGCTATCAAAAGAAGTCGTGCGGGAACTGATGGTACAGACAATAGCCGGTTCAGCGGAAATGCTGAAATCCGGAAACGTGGAGCCTTCTATATTGCGCAGAAAAGTGACAAGTCCGGGCGGCACGACAGAAGCCGGTATT
- a CDS encoding MBL fold metallo-hydrolase codes for MEVHKIVIPTPYAVGDVNAFLVKGDALTLFDAGPKTEEAYEAIKWGLRAAGYDMKDVEQVVLTHHHPDHAGWIDAFPGAEVLGHQYVDYWMKKEPEFLQYHERFFKKLLIEQGVPEKYVDRILHVKGEIELFGTIPLTGYLKEGDEVPGHPGMKVYETSGHAQSHLIFVEENTRECIGGDLLLERTSSNPLVEPPLDLSMERPKSLLQYNESLKRLKNLDISKVYTGHGAELTNIEPLIDERLEKQRQRALKVYGMLDTPKTNFEMTTQLFERIYQQQLGLTLSETLGQFDYLIDQGMVEIEERDGIQFYKKSDITLHASREANKSLNKTGY; via the coding sequence ATGGAAGTACATAAAATTGTTATACCTACACCATATGCAGTGGGAGATGTAAATGCTTTTTTAGTAAAGGGAGATGCGCTGACATTATTTGATGCAGGTCCGAAAACCGAAGAAGCGTATGAAGCGATCAAATGGGGACTGCGCGCTGCAGGTTATGATATGAAAGATGTAGAACAAGTCGTCTTAACGCACCATCATCCGGATCATGCCGGTTGGATCGATGCATTTCCAGGGGCGGAAGTATTAGGCCATCAATATGTTGATTACTGGATGAAAAAAGAGCCGGAATTTCTGCAGTATCATGAGCGATTTTTCAAAAAGCTCTTAATCGAGCAAGGGGTGCCTGAAAAATATGTAGACCGGATATTACATGTTAAAGGGGAAATTGAGCTATTCGGTACGATTCCGTTGACGGGTTATTTAAAAGAAGGCGATGAAGTGCCGGGCCATCCTGGTATGAAAGTTTATGAAACATCCGGGCATGCGCAAAGCCATCTGATCTTTGTTGAAGAGAATACCCGTGAATGCATTGGCGGTGATTTACTGCTGGAACGCACATCGTCGAATCCATTAGTCGAACCACCGCTTGATTTATCGATGGAGCGACCTAAATCATTGCTGCAATATAATGAATCACTTAAACGCCTGAAAAATTTAGATATCTCAAAAGTATATACAGGTCATGGCGCAGAACTGACAAATATCGAACCACTCATTGATGAACGGTTGGAGAAACAAAGACAACGCGCATTAAAAGTTTACGGTATGCTCGATACACCAAAAACCAACTTTGAAATGACCACTCAATTATTCGAACGCATTTATCAGCAGCAATTAGGCCTGACATTATCTGAAACATTAGGGCAGTTTGATTATTTGATAGATCAAGGTATGGTCGAGATTGAAGAACGTGACGGGATTCAGTTTTATAAGAAAAGTGATATTACTCTACATGCTTCAAGAGAAGCGAATAAATCATTAAATAAAACTGGGTATTAA